GGTAATTCACGTCGGCAATATCGACACGGCGCGGGACTTCCTACACGTAAGCGACGTAGTCCGCGCGTATGAGTTGTTGGCACTGAAAGGCGTTGTGGGCGAAGCTTACAACATCTGCTCGGGTAGGGCTCACACTGTTCGTGACGCGCTTGATATGCTCCTGGGGCAATCGAAGGCGAGTATATCCGTGCGCGTGGATCCAGACAGATTGCGCGCCGTGGACATACCGGTGGTATACGGAAGTCATGAACGTCTGACTCAGTGCACAGGGTGGACACCAAGTGTGACGTTTGAAGAAATGCTAATGGATCTTCTGGCCTACTGGCGACGGGAAGGCTGTGCGCCAGGTAAAGCCTTGTAATTGGGGAAAGCGGGGACCAATTGTCATGAATTCGCTATTTGTCTTGCGTTGTGTGTTAAGCAGTGTCTCGAAGGAGAACGCAAAGGAATACGAAGACCCGAAGGTGTTTGGCATCAACAAGGAGCCTCCGCGCGCGACTTCGGTTCCGTTTGCGGATCGGGACAAGGCCATTTCGGGTGTGCGCGAAGAGAGTCCCTATGTTCGCTCATTAAATGGAATGTGGCGCTTCCACTGGGCCGAAAAGCCTTCCGATGCACCGGCAGACTTCTTTGGAGAGGAGTTTAATGTCAGTTCCTGGTCAGAGATTGCCGTACCCGGCAACTGGCAGATGCAGGGCTACGAAGCGCCGGTATATGTAAATCTCGGGAATCTTTCCTCGCCAGCTCAGCCCCCGAAGACCAATCCTGAGTGGAATCCGACGGGCTCGTATGTGCGTACTTTCGATCTTCCCGAATATTGGGCGGGTCGCAGGACGATCCTTCACTTCGGCGGTGTTCAGTCGGCTCTCTACCTTTGGATCAACGGTCAGTATGTGGGATACAGCCAAGAGAGCATGACTCCCGCGGAATTCGACATCACGCCGTTCGTTCGACCGGGCACTAATCGAATTGCGGCGCGTGTGTTGCGTCTCTGCGATGGCAGTTATCTTGAAGATCAAGACCAGTGGCGCTTCAGCGGCATACACCGCGAAGTCATGCTAATCTCCACTTCGCCCGTACATATTCGCGATTTCAGCGTGAGGACTGACCTGGATTCTCAGTACCGCGACGCTACGCTTTCGGTGCGCACGCATGTTCGCAATTCGGATGCTCAGCCATCGCAAGAGCTGTCCGTGGCCGCTGAACTCCTTGATTCTGCTGGCCAGCGCATAGCCCGGATTGAACTGGGCAACGCGTCGCCAAAGCAGGGTGAAGAGGTGGTCATCGAAGGCGGAGTACCGGTAACGAATCCGCTGAAATGGAGCGCGGAAGCGCCTCATTTGTACACGCTTGTGCTAACGCTAACGGACTCCTCGGGCGCATTGGTGGATGTGCGCAGGTGCCGGGTCGGGTTTCGCAAAGTTGAACTCAAGGACGAACAGCTTTGCGTCAATGGGGTGCCCATCGAGATACGCGGTGTAAATCGCCACGATCACGATCCCGACCACGGAAAGGTGCCTTCGGCGGACTGGATGCTGAAAGACGTGCTTCTCATGAAGCAGTTCAACATCAATGCCGTGCGCACCTCGCATTACCCGAACGACCCGCGTTGGTTGGATCTTTGTGACGAATACGGGATCTACGTGTGCGATGAAGCAGATATCGAATCGCATGCATTCTGGAGCATGTTCACCGACGATCCGGAATGGTGCGACGCGTTTATCGATCGCGTTTCGCGCATGGTGGAGCGCGACAAGAACCATCCGAGCGTGATTATCTGGTCTTTGGGGAACGAATCGGGTTACGGACCCAATCACGATGCTTGCTCGGCGTGGATACGCGAGCATGAGCCGACGCGCCTCATTCACTACCATCCGGCAGACGATGCCGCGTGTGTTGATATGCTTGCACCCATGTATCCCGCCGTGGACTACATTGTGGAGTTGGCCGAGAATCCTAACGAGCATCGCCCGGTCATAATGTGCGAATACGCCCATTCCATGGGCAACAGCACGGGGAACCTGAAGGAATACTGGGAAGCTATCCGAAAGTACAAACGACTTCAAGGCGGATTTATCTGGGATTGGGTGGACCAGGGGATTCGGCAGCGGTCCATCATGGTAACACCGGATTTGGCGCATCCGAGTCGTCCGGCATTTGCCGTGGGGAAAGTAGCACGGGGTCATCGCGAACGAGGCTTGTCGGACGGGTACGCCGTAGTCCCTCCCCTGCCTGGGCTCAATGCGGCGGGGCAAGGTATCACGCTCGAGGCTTGGGTATGCCCCACGGAAGAGGAAGGGTTGAATCCTTATATCACCAAGGGTAACCAACAATTTGCTCTCCAGCAGTTCGGACCGAAGACGCTGGATTTCCACATTCAGGATGGAAGCCCGGTCGTCCTTTCCGCGCCCGTTCCGGAGAACTGGCTGGGGACGTGGCATCATATCGCGGGCACCTACGACGGAGAGACACTTCGTCTGTTTATCGACGGGCGCTTCGTGGCTGAGAAAGCGCACGCGGGGACGGCGGACTTCAGCCCGTATCCGGTGTACATTGGGCGAAATCCCGAATTGATGCGGACCATGCGAGGGACTATCGACAGCGTGCGGATCTATGGCTACGCGTTGTCGGAAGCGGAGCTGAACGACGGCAATGCGCGCGCCCCGAAGGGTGCGCTGCTTTGGCTCGATCTAAACGAGTTTACAGTCGAAGCGCGTGAGTGGTTTGCGTACGGCGGCGACCTGGGTGAAAACCCGAGCGATGGGACGTTCTGCTTGAATGGGATGGTGTCGTCCGATCGCGTTCCCCACCCTTGTCTTTGGGAATACAAGAAGATTCTGCAGCCCGTGGAAGTGAACCTCGTCAACGCGGAAACGGGTGCGCTGGAGATCGTCAACCGCTATCACTTCATCGACTTGTCGCATCTTACTTGCGAGTGGATTGTGAGCACGGACGAAGGAGTTCTTGCGCAAGGTGTCATCCCCACATTAACAACCGCCGCGGGCACACGCACTGCCGTGCAGTTGCCGCTTGCAGGCACGCAGCGGCCTGCCGGCATCCGGAGCGACCTGACGGTGCGTTTCATACTCTCGAAACCGTCCCCTTGGGCCACTGCGGGTCACGAGGTGGCATGGTCGCAGTTTGAGTTGCCTGCGCGTGAAGCTCTTCCAATCTTGAGCAGACGTGAAATGCCGGAAGTGACACTACGGGAATCGGAAGGGCTGACTGTGGTGCAGGGCCGCGACTTTCGCATCATGTTCGATCAGTTGCGAGGGAGTATACGCTCCTGGCGCGTGGGCGAAACGGAGTTGCTCGTGAAGGGCCCGTCGCCTTCGTTCTGGCGCGCACCCACCGATAACGATCGTATCAGCGGCGCCGAGAAGCGCTGGCGCGATTCCGGCTACCATCAATTGATCAAAGAAGTATCGACGGTCTATTTCGTGCAACCGTCGCCGCACGAGGTACGCGGCATTGTTCAGATGACTCTCAAAGGAGCGAAGGCCAAGGGTCAATTCAGGTGCGTCGTCACCTACACAATCCACGGAACCGGCGACGTTGTCTTGCGCTTCGAATGTACGCCCGAGGGTGAACTCGCCGATCTCCCGCGGTTGGGCCTGGGCCTGACTCTTCCGAAAGAGCTCACCAATATTGAGTGGTACGGTAGAGGGCCGCACGAGACTTATTCGGACAGAAAACTTGGTGCTCCCATGGGTGTTTTCGAAGAACTCGTATTGCCTGACAACTTGCCGTATGCGAGGCCGCAAGAGTACGGCAACAAGATCGACGTAACGTGGGCAACCCTTACGGACGATTCCGGCTGGGGACTGGGTGTGATTGGGATGCCCACCTTCCAGTTCACCGCACATCCCTATACGACGGAGGCGTTGACGGAAGCGTCGCATCCGTTCGAGCTAATGCCTGAGGAGAATGTGACGGTCCATCTGGATTGGCTCACTTCGGGGCTGGGAAATGGAAGCTGCGGACCCGCGACGTTGCCTCAATACGTGCTCAACCCTGCGCCTTGGGATTTCTCGATTCGATTGGCGGGGATAGGCCCGAATGTCCCGGGGATTATCCAACGCTCACGCTATGCTTTGCCGAAGAGCAAAGACTCAGAGGCATAAGCAAAAGAGGCGGGTATGGAGACGATCTCGCCCGTACATGGAACAGAGCCGTCCGCGGATGCGACACCTGCGGACGGCTTTCTCTCGCGCACGATGCGGGTGACGCGTACCGCGGCGATCGTAGTCATTCTGGCGTTGCTGCTGCTTGAGATCGTATTGCGAGTCATGGGCCTAGCCTCTCCTGTCTTGTACGTCGACGACGATGCTACCGGGTACCGGCTCAAGCCGGATCAGAAGGCTCGCTACCTCACCAACGCTATTTCGGTGAATCGCTGGGGTGTTCGCGACGCGAGGCCATTGAAGCAGAAGAATCCGAATACAAAACGAATTGTTGTCTTAGGCGACTCGGTAACATGGGGAGGGATTCTGCTTCACCAGCAAGAGTTGTTTACGTCGCTTCTTGAACAGGCTTTGACCGGAACCGAAGTCATCAATGCCGGTATAAACGGGTATTCCGTTGCTCAAATGGCTCAGCTCTATCGCTCTCATTTGACCGGACTAGACGCGGATACGATTCTGCTGTTCGCCATTCCACGCGATTTTGTACGACCGATTCGCGTGTCGCTTGTTCGCGATAGCGTTTCATTCCCGAAGCGCAAGCCGCTCTTTGCGCTTTCCACGGCATTGGGAGGGGCACTGGTTGAGCTGTATCGAAGAACGGGTTGGCACATCCTGGAACCTGCGCCCATCACGCATGAGGATTCGCCCCGGTTGTCGCCGCCCGAAGCCGTCGCTGAGAATGTTCGTGAGCTTGCCGATCTTGCTGAAGCGGTGCAGGGAAAAGCCCGGTTGCTGGTTGTTATCGCGCCGGTGCTCAGCGAATCGCCGGCCGGAGGCCCAGTGGACACCGTCAAGGATTCACTAGCCGCTCACGCGATCGATTTCGTTGACCTGGGCCAGAATCTTAAGGCGGAACCTTCTATGTTCGCCGATGGTGTTCACTTCTCCAAAGAGGGTCACCGGCGCGTTGCCGAGGCATTGGCTGCCTATCTAAATGAGACCATGCCTTCTG
This DNA window, taken from Candidatus Hydrogenedentota bacterium, encodes the following:
- a CDS encoding DUF4981 domain-containing protein encodes the protein MNSLFVLRCVLSSVSKENAKEYEDPKVFGINKEPPRATSVPFADRDKAISGVREESPYVRSLNGMWRFHWAEKPSDAPADFFGEEFNVSSWSEIAVPGNWQMQGYEAPVYVNLGNLSSPAQPPKTNPEWNPTGSYVRTFDLPEYWAGRRTILHFGGVQSALYLWINGQYVGYSQESMTPAEFDITPFVRPGTNRIAARVLRLCDGSYLEDQDQWRFSGIHREVMLISTSPVHIRDFSVRTDLDSQYRDATLSVRTHVRNSDAQPSQELSVAAELLDSAGQRIARIELGNASPKQGEEVVIEGGVPVTNPLKWSAEAPHLYTLVLTLTDSSGALVDVRRCRVGFRKVELKDEQLCVNGVPIEIRGVNRHDHDPDHGKVPSADWMLKDVLLMKQFNINAVRTSHYPNDPRWLDLCDEYGIYVCDEADIESHAFWSMFTDDPEWCDAFIDRVSRMVERDKNHPSVIIWSLGNESGYGPNHDACSAWIREHEPTRLIHYHPADDAACVDMLAPMYPAVDYIVELAENPNEHRPVIMCEYAHSMGNSTGNLKEYWEAIRKYKRLQGGFIWDWVDQGIRQRSIMVTPDLAHPSRPAFAVGKVARGHRERGLSDGYAVVPPLPGLNAAGQGITLEAWVCPTEEEGLNPYITKGNQQFALQQFGPKTLDFHIQDGSPVVLSAPVPENWLGTWHHIAGTYDGETLRLFIDGRFVAEKAHAGTADFSPYPVYIGRNPELMRTMRGTIDSVRIYGYALSEAELNDGNARAPKGALLWLDLNEFTVEAREWFAYGGDLGENPSDGTFCLNGMVSSDRVPHPCLWEYKKILQPVEVNLVNAETGALEIVNRYHFIDLSHLTCEWIVSTDEGVLAQGVIPTLTTAAGTRTAVQLPLAGTQRPAGIRSDLTVRFILSKPSPWATAGHEVAWSQFELPAREALPILSRREMPEVTLRESEGLTVVQGRDFRIMFDQLRGSIRSWRVGETELLVKGPSPSFWRAPTDNDRISGAEKRWRDSGYHQLIKEVSTVYFVQPSPHEVRGIVQMTLKGAKAKGQFRCVVTYTIHGTGDVVLRFECTPEGELADLPRLGLGLTLPKELTNIEWYGRGPHETYSDRKLGAPMGVFEELVLPDNLPYARPQEYGNKIDVTWATLTDDSGWGLGVIGMPTFQFTAHPYTTEALTEASHPFELMPEENVTVHLDWLTSGLGNGSCGPATLPQYVLNPAPWDFSIRLAGIGPNVPGIIQRSRYALPKSKDSEA
- a CDS encoding SGNH/GDSL hydrolase family protein; the encoded protein is METISPVHGTEPSADATPADGFLSRTMRVTRTAAIVVILALLLLEIVLRVMGLASPVLYVDDDATGYRLKPDQKARYLTNAISVNRWGVRDARPLKQKNPNTKRIVVLGDSVTWGGILLHQQELFTSLLEQALTGTEVINAGINGYSVAQMAQLYRSHLTGLDADTILLFAIPRDFVRPIRVSLVRDSVSFPKRKPLFALSTALGGALVELYRRTGWHILEPAPITHEDSPRLSPPEAVAENVRELADLAEAVQGKARLLVVIAPVLSESPAGGPVDTVKDSLAAHAIDFVDLGQNLKAEPSMFADGVHFSKEGHRRVAEALAAYLNETMPSEALAE